The Pantoea eucalypti sequence CTAGTTTTGCCCTGAGTGAATCCGAAGCGGAAGATCTGGCTGATCTCACGGCGGTTTTCGTCTATCTGAAAAATGATTGTGGCTATCAGGATTTACCGGACGCGCAGATTCGCAAAGCGCTGGTCTTTTTTGCTCAGCAGAACCGCTGGGATTTAAGTAATTACAGCAACTACAACATGAAGGCGCTGGGCGAAGATAGCTATCGCGATCTCAGCGGCATCGCCATCACCAACGATAAAAAATGTAAGTCACTGGCCCGCGATTCCCTGAGCCTGCTGGCCTACGTCAGGTAACAGCTCTGCCCTCTGCAGCCGGACATTGACCGTGCAACGGCGGTCAGTGTTAGCTATCATGTGCCGCCCATCTTCATGGCGATGTCATCAGAGGAGAGCACCATGGCCCAAAATGAAACGTGGTATGAAACCCTTCATGCTGGTTTTGGCCAGTATTTCACGGTAGACAAAGAGCTTTACCGTGAAAAGACTGCGCATCAGGATTTAATCATTTTCGAAAATGCCGCAATGGGCCGTGTTATGGCGCTGGACGGCGTTGTTCAGACCACCGAACGCGACGAATTTATCTATCATGAAATGATGACTCACGTTCCACTGCTGGCGCATGGCGCGGCGAAGAGCGTCCTGATTATCGGCGGCGGCGATGGCGCAATGCTGCGTGAAGTATCACGTCATCCGGAAGTCGAAAAGATTACTATGGTGGAGATCGATGCGGGCGTCGTAACCTTCTGTCGCCAGTATCTGCCAAACCACAATGCAGGCGCCTATGACGACCCACGCTTTACGCTGGTGATTGATGACGGCGTTAATTTCGTCAATCAGACCCAGGAAAAATTCGATGTCATCATCTCTGACTGTACGGATCCAATTGGTCCGGGCGAGAGTCTGTTTACCTCCGAATTTTATGCGGGTTGCAAAGCGTCCCTTAATGAAAATGGCATCTTCGTGGCGCAGAATGGCGTCTGCTTCCTTCAGCAGGATGAAGCCGTCAACAGCCATCGCAAGCTGAGCCACTATTTTGGCGATGTCAGTTTCTATCAGGCGGCGATTCCGACCTACTACGGCGGTATTATGACCTTTGCCTGGGCGAGTGATAATCCGGCGCTGCGCCAGCTTGATACCGCCACTCTGCAGACACGTTTCAAGGCTGCTGGCCTGACCTGCCGTTATTACACACCAGCGATTCATACCGGCAGCTTTGCTCTGCCTCAATATCTGTTAAATGCTTTATCTGCCGCGTGCTGATCGGGCATTTTTAAGGGGTTAACAAAATTGCAAAAGCTAAAACTACATGGCTTCAATAACCTGACGAAAAGCCTGAGTTTTTGTATTTACGATATCTGTTACGCGAATACTGAAGCTGAACGCGATGGTTACATCGCCTACATTGATGAACAATATAACGCTAACCGGTTGACGGAAATCCTGACGGAGACCTGCTCAATTATCGGGGCTAACGTGCTCAACATTGCACGCCAGGATTATGAACCGCAGGGAGCCAGCGTCACGAT is a genomic window containing:
- the speE gene encoding polyamine aminopropyltransferase, with protein sequence MAQNETWYETLHAGFGQYFTVDKELYREKTAHQDLIIFENAAMGRVMALDGVVQTTERDEFIYHEMMTHVPLLAHGAAKSVLIIGGGDGAMLREVSRHPEVEKITMVEIDAGVVTFCRQYLPNHNAGAYDDPRFTLVIDDGVNFVNQTQEKFDVIISDCTDPIGPGESLFTSEFYAGCKASLNENGIFVAQNGVCFLQQDEAVNSHRKLSHYFGDVSFYQAAIPTYYGGIMTFAWASDNPALRQLDTATLQTRFKAAGLTCRYYTPAIHTGSFALPQYLLNALSAAC
- a CDS encoding YacC family pilotin-like protein, which produces MKQSIRILLLTGLLGFSSTSFALSESEAEDLADLTAVFVYLKNDCGYQDLPDAQIRKALVFFAQQNRWDLSNYSNYNMKALGEDSYRDLSGIAITNDKKCKSLARDSLSLLAYVR